The genomic DNA GAATTCCCTGAACGGGAATTCCGGGCCGCTCTCTCACACTCGGCCCCTTGCTGCTTAGTACCCTGCCTTGGCGTTAGGGTTCACCTGGCTGGGGAACGGATCCAGGATGCTCTTCGGCGCGTTGTTCCAGATCACGTCCGCCAGATTCGACATCCGGCTCACGATCTGCGCCGCCACGCCACCCGCGGCCCCGAACAACCCGCACCACCCCAACGTCACGAAGCCCCAGTGCAACGGCGCCGAAAACAGCTCATCCACAAACCAGAACGCATGGCCCCACTCGTTCAACCCCACGTTCGGCAGAATGAACATCGGCCCCACCACCGCCGCCACCAACGGAAACGACGTCGCCTGCGCGTACAACGGCAGCCGCGTCTGTGCATACAGATAACTCGCCACCCCGCACGTGATGTACAACGGGAACGTCCCGTAGAACGCCACAATGTGGCTCGCCGTGAAGCTCGTGTCCCGGATGATCACTTGGTGCCACGCCGCATCCTGCTCCAACGTGTAGCTCCCCGCATAGTACACGCCCCAGATGTAGCACACCAACCACCCCATCCAGTAAAAGTACCGCTTCAGCTCCAGCTTGTGGTCCAGGTTCGCCAGGTTCCGGTCCCGCGTCACCCAGATCCAGCCAATGGTCACCGCAAAAAACACCGCGTTCGCCAAAATGTTAAACCGCCACAGCCCCATCCATACCGAATCAAACTCCGGGGTCATGGAGTCCAACCCGTGCGAGTACCCGAACGCCCGCTGGTACAGCACCCAGAAGACCCCGATTCCCAAGATCGCCAACCAGCCGATTTTCACCGGCTTCGAGTCGTACCACTGCGAGATGTCATACCCTCGATCGCTTGCCATAGCGTGACCTCCCCTTGGTTTATTGATAATGACGCCCTACTTTCATCCTTCTTACGTATAATACCTACCCTCGAATCTCTCTTCTCCCACACCCGACATTAACCGACCAACGGATATGTTACCTTAAGTCGATAGGCCAATACCAACCAATAATTTCATTAGCTCTCCGGCCGCTAATTACTGTCTTTTCAATGCGTTATCTCATTCATTCTGCCTGTCCTCATTACTTTTCATGAAATGCATATATGTTGACCTGCCGGCAAGTCCAACTCTAGCAACATTGATCCTGTTGCATCCTGCAGCGTAGGATATTTCTTTTGTCGAGAGCAGCATGAGACCACCTGGATGGGCAAGCTTGCGGGGAATCGTCGCCGCGATAGTCGCGATAGGTGCATTTTTCCTGTTGGCATACACGCAGATCAAATCTCAGACACAAGGAAAAGAACAAATCGTCGCCGCCATCATCGAGAATTGGCAACAGGCGCATCCAGCCGCCCAGCGGTTCATGATTTTGCCCGACTTCAACAATGATGCGGTTCTCGATAAGGATACAAACCTCATCTGGGAGCTTTCTCCAACAGCAACGCCCGTGACATGGAACGAAGCCCGTGTCACATGCACGACCCGAATGACGGGCGGTCAAAAAGGCTGGCGTCTGCCGGCGCCGGCCGAAATGCGTAGTCTCGTGGGTCCAGCAGTGGACTCACCTATCCCGAATATCCCGCCAGGACATCCATTCTTGAACATCCAGCCCACATCCTATTGGACGGTCGTCCCGGAAGCCAACCAACCATCATATGCGCGGTACGTAGACGCCTTCCTCGGCAACGTGCTGAGCTTCATCAAAATATATACGTATCCGGTCTGGTGCGTTCGTGGGCCGATCAAGCAGGATGACAAATGATCCCAGCTTGAGCACATACTCGTGATGGACTGTGCCTTGTTAGGAGACAAGCCCATGAACATTGTCATAGCTGGAGGTACAGGATTCATTGGGCGGGCGTTATGCGCCGCGCTCATGAACGGAGACCACACAGTCAGCGTGCTGACCAGACATACGGGACAGGTGCTTCACCGGCCTGACGTACATATAAACTCAGTGGAATGGAACGCCCGGGACATCGGACCCTGGGAACAGGCTCTTGAAGGAGCGGATGCGGTCATCAACCTCGCTGGTGCCCCGATTGCCGAGGCACGCTGGACCGACTCACGTAAGCGACTCATCACCGACAGTCGCGTACTCACCACCCGATTACTGGTCAGAGCCATGTCGCGCCGGTCCTCTAGACCCGCAACGTTCATCAGCGCCTCCGGCATCGGTTATTACGGCGCAAGCGACGACCGCCTATTGCACGAAGGGTCTGCTCGCGGCACCGGATTTCTTGCGGAGCTTTGTCTTGCCTGGGAGGCGGAAGCGATGAGCGCCGCAGAATTTGGGACTCGCGTGGTCATTGTGCGGACCGGCATGGTCTTGGAAACGGACGGTGGTGCATTGGCCAAAATGGTGTTGCCGTTCAGATTGTTCGCAGGCGGTCCCATCCTGCCCGGGACACAGTGGGTCTCCTGGATTCATCGATGGGACCATATCGGTCTCATTGAATGGGCTTTAGCCAACACTGATCTTTCAGGGCCTCTCAATGCCGTGGCCCCAGAGCCTGTAACGATGAAGACGTTCTGTGAGGTCCTTGGGCGAGTGATTCACAGACCATCTTGGCTGCCCGTTCCACGGTTTGTCTTGGATGCTCTTCTTGGGGAGTTGGGGACATTGATGACCACCGGCCAGCGCGTGATTCCTGTGAAAGCAATGGCGGGAGGCTATACGTTTCAATATCCAACGCTGGAGCCCGCCTTGCAAGCCATCCTCATAGGAACGACAGCTGCCCGGAGAGCGGCATGACTAGCGGCAATCTACCATTGCTTTCGAGGATTGGATCATCGGCAGGCATGTCAGGAATACCTCGACCAGGTCTCAGGTGATGAGATGACGGATTCCCCGATCCGCCTAGGCATCAGCAGGTGCCTCCTTGGTGATGAAGTTCGTTTCGATGGCGGACACAAGCGGGACCATTTTTTAACAGTTGTACTGGGCCGCTATGTTGAATGGGTACCGGTCTGTCCCGAGGTTGAAGCGGGACTGGGCACCCCGCGTGAACCCATGCGGTTGGTGGGAGATTCGCAGCATCCTCGGTTGATGACGATCACAAGTAAGCACGATCATACCGAAACGATGAACACGATGATTGAGGAACGTCTCGAGTCCTTGAACAAACTGGGCCTCTCGGGATTCGTCTTCAAGAAGGGATCGCCCAGCTGCGGTGTCGAGCGAGTTCGTTTGTATACCGAAAAAGGCATGCCGAGCCATACGGGCTCCGGGATCTTCGCGCAGGCTTTTGGAGATCGGTTTCCTCTCATTCCCATCGAAGACGAAGTGCGGCTCTACGACCCCGCGCTCAGAGAAAACTTCATCGAACGGGTATTTTGCTATCGCCGATTCCAAGATTTGATGCTTTACGGCGTTACCAAACAGGCTCTGATACGCTTTCATACCATTCACAAGTATCTGCTTTTGTCCCACAGCCAATCACATTATGAAGCGATGGGCCGGCTGGTCGGTCAAGCGAATCGTTATAGACCCAACGAATTGGCGGTGAGGTACGGTGCATTATTTATGAAGACCTTGGCTGTAAAAGCAACGGTCCGCAAGCACGTGAACGTGTTGCACCATATCGTGAGCTACTTCAAAAGTAGATTGAAGACACACGAAAAGGCCGAGCTCTTAGGCGTGATCGACGACTACCATCGAGGGCTCACTCCCTTGATCGTTCCATTGACGCTGATCAAGCACTATGTCCGAATGTTCAATGTCGACTCTATTCGCGATCAGGTGTACCTCAATCCGCATCCAAAAGAATTGACGCTTCGAGGCCACGTGTAGGGGGCATGGTGACACAGAAGCAAGGAGTCATTCTTGTGGGACACGGCGGAATCCCTCAGGATTGCCCGCAGGATTTGGTGACGCGGTTGAAGCGGCTGGAAGCCCAGCGCCGCGCGGCCAAACAACCGCCATCCGCTGAAGAACTCGAATTGGATATGAAGATCCGACGTTGGCCCAGGACGCCATCGACCGATCCTTACCAATCCGGACTTCAAGCCGTCGCAGCACGATTACAGCCGCAACTCAATGGTATCTTATTCGGACTGGCCTATAACGAGTTCTGTGCTCCAACCTTGAAAGAGGCGGTAGAACATCTCATTGAACAGGGGGCCACTGAAATCACTGTGGTGACCACCATGTTTACTCCCGGAGGTTCTCATTCGGAAATCGAGATACCTGAGATCGTTGAGCATCTCCGGTCAGAACATCCCGGCGTGGTACTCCGGTATGCCTGGCCCTTTGATCTCGAATTGGTCGCCAACACATTAGCCGAGCAGATTCGTCGCTTCTCCACGATGGCCTCTCACTCGGATCGGTGAAAAGGTCTATCGGCAGCCGGCTAGGCAGTGTAGAATGCCGGCACGAGCGGACACGACAAGAGGAGGACCTCTCGTGACGGTTCGAGAGCAACTGGCAAAAGCGTTCTCTGCTACTGAATCATTTAAATGGGATCGCGACAAGGGATTCAAGCTCGCTTCCGGCGAGATCAGCCCTTTTTATGTCGATTGCCGCGCCCTCATGGCGTATCCGGAAGCGCGTCGTCTGGTCGCTCAACTGGCCTATGAGGCCCTTACGGACATTGAATTCGATTGTCTAGGCGGCCTCGAACTCGGAGCCATCCCGATTGCCGTAACCATTTCAGATTTTGCCTGCGCTGCGTCTCGGCGGCGGCTCTGGCGGACATTCGTCGTTCGCAAGCAGCCGAAAGATCATGGACTGGGAAAGTTGATCGAGGGCAGCATTCGTCCCGGCGATCGAGCACTGATCGTCGATGATGTACTCACGAGCGGTGGGTCGTTGCTGAAAGCGACGGGAGTCGCACGAGAGGCCGGGCTTCGGGTCGATCATGCATTAGTCATTGTCGATCGTCAAGAGCAAGGCGGGAGAGCACGCGTAGAAAGAGAAAAGGTTCAGCTCATCAGTCTCTTAACTATTCAGGATCTCATGAGCACGGTGAAAAAGGACGAGGGCCAACCTGCCTAGCTTATGCGTTCCGCTCCATTCATTTGCACTCGAACTGAATTCCCCACCGCCGCTCTTCTACCAATTCTTGCGCCCCATCAAGTGGGCTTACGACCCGAGTGCGCCCTTTGGTTTCTCCCTCGCGAACGATGCTGTAGGATCTGTCGCTACATTTCGTTTTCATGAGGTCAAGGGCATCCTTGCGGAAGGAGGAGAGCATAGGGCCCTGTCCTTCCTTAAAAGGATAGATGACGACTCCACCTCTGTCGTGTTGCTGAACCAGCTTTGCGCCGTCGGCACATCCTCCCATCGCTAGGCACGCCGCTGCCACGACAATTTTGAACCAACATTTTCCCATTATCTTGGACTGGCTCCAATCACTGTCGGCAACGGAATATGAGAACCCGTGCTTCCTCCGAACAGACTCTTCCAGGAAGCGTGTTCTTGTACCTGCAGATCCTTTTCCCACAGCGACTCCAAAATGCGGATTTCCGAAGAAGATCCTCCGTCCATAGCCATCGCTTGACGTACAGAAGGAAGCGTCTCCTTAAAACACCGACCAACGTCGTATAAACGAACGGCTCCGAGACTCCTGAGGAGAAGAATGTGCCCGGTATCCGTTTCAGCGACTATCGTCTGATAAGCATGCTTCCCGCTTTCACGAACGCGGATCTTACCGGTTAGGTCCAGAAGCATCAAAGCCTGTGCCGCTTCACGGTAACGCGGCTGTTCTTCGTCGAAACTCTCTGCCGCCAGATCAAGGATCCGCGCCTTTTGCAACCCCGAGGCGGAGGGTTCGGCGACAAATAACCCCTGCCACGACGCGTGACGTCGGCCTCCCAACGGACGCCCATCCTTATAGAGAAGACCAAGATAGGCGAAGTTTTCACGGAACAACCCCGCATTGAATAATACATGATGGCCTGTTCGTTTCTGCCATTCGTCCATTCTAGGCGGCTCTGAAAGACCTTCCTGAGCATAATGATGAACAGAAAACTTCGTCCGTTCCGGATCCATATCGACAGTCAGCATGCTCGGCACGGTAGGACAAGCGTCTCCGGGGTTCCATACGGAAACCGTTAAGCCATCAGAGAGGCGCTCCCATGAAGTATCCTGAGCCGGACACAGACCGGGAGCTAGAACCACGCTCAGGAGAAGGATGCGCCCGGCATGCTTGGTTTCTTCGAACCACCGGCTTCTAATCATGAGGGCCTGGCAGATACCGGTCGTACCGAGCAGGCAGATGACGACAACTCATGGTTCAGGATCGCTTGACGCTCCGGGACTGTTCAATTGACGTCGGCTGTTGACTGACTCTCATCCGATTTATCGACTTCACATCCAAAAGCTCACGCACGGAACTTGCCAAAGCTTCGGGTGTAAAGGGTTTCTGTAGATAGGCACTCGTCGGGTCACCGGCTCCGATACCGACATCGTCCGTATATCCTGAGATGAAGAGAAGTTTCAATTCCGGCTTGATCACGCGAAGATGCCTCGCCAGTTCAGTCCCGCTCATTCCCGGCATGACGATATCCGTGAGCAATAGTTTCAACTTGGCAATATGAGGAGTGGCCACAAGACAAGCTTCGATACCATTTCTTGCTTCGACGATGCGATATCCGAGCTTACGAAGTTCGTCCCGAATGAGGATGCGAACATCCTCCTCATCCTCTACAAGAAGAATGGTTTCATGGCCCTCCACCGATTGCAACGGTACGTTCCCATCTGCCGGCGCCTCGATCTCGCTTGCGACGCGCGGGAGGTACACATCGAAACGTGTCCCCACTCCGCTCTCGCTGATCACATCCAACCCTCCGTCGCTTTCGGTGACGATGCCGAACACGGTCGACAGCCCAAGTCCCGTTCCTTTTCCTTCTTCCTTGGTTGTAAAGAAGGGCTTGAACATATGTTCCTGTACCTCTGAGGACATTCCGTAGCCGGTGTCGGATACTGAAAGCCTCACGTACTCTCCCGGCGGGAGCGGATTGACGTGGTATCTCGGCTGGTGGTCGAGATCCGCCGAAGCGGTTTCGATCGTGAGCCTCCCGCCGGTCGGCATCGCATCTCGGGCATTGACGACCAGATTCATCACGATCTGTTCGACCAAGGCAGGATCGGCTTTGATGCGGAGGTCATCGACGCTCAGTCTCAATGTCAGTTCGATATCCGCTCCGATCAACCTTCGAAGCATGGTCTCAACATTACCGAGAGTGGCATTGAGACTCTGAACTCTCGCTCCGGAAGGCTGTTTTCTGCTGAACGCGAGCAGCTGGCGAATGAGAACCCTCGCCCGATCCCCCGCCTTCTGCATTTCTTCCACTCTACCTCTCAGCGGATGATCCGGCCCCATTTCACTGAGCAGAACCTGACTATGGCCCATGATGACCGTGAGCAGGTTATTGAAATCATGTGCCAGTCCTCCCGCCAGACGGCCGACGGCCTCAAGTTTCTGTAGCTGCCGAAGTTGCATGTCGTTTTGAAAAAGCGCCTCCTCCGCCTGCCGTCGTGCTATTTGTGCTTGTTGCTCATGCAGTACTCGGCGCACCGATGGGACAAGTCGGCCCAACCCTTCCT from Nitrospira sp. includes the following:
- a CDS encoding Cell division inhibitor SulA — translated: MNIVIAGGTGFIGRALCAALMNGDHTVSVLTRHTGQVLHRPDVHINSVEWNARDIGPWEQALEGADAVINLAGAPIAEARWTDSRKRLITDSRVLTTRLLVRAMSRRSSRPATFISASGIGYYGASDDRLLHEGSARGTGFLAELCLAWEAEAMSAAEFGTRVVIVRTGMVLETDGGALAKMVLPFRLFAGGPILPGTQWVSWIHRWDHIGLIEWALANTDLSGPLNAVAPEPVTMKTFCEVLGRVIHRPSWLPVPRFVLDALLGELGTLMTTGQRVIPVKAMAGGYTFQYPTLEPALQAILIGTTAARRAA
- a CDS encoding Particulate methane monooxygenase C-subunit yields the protein MASDRGYDISQWYDSKPVKIGWLAILGIGVFWVLYQRAFGYSHGLDSMTPEFDSVWMGLWRFNILANAVFFAVTIGWIWVTRDRNLANLDHKLELKRYFYWMGWLVCYIWGVYYAGSYTLEQDAAWHQVIIRDTSFTASHIVAFYGTFPLYITCGVASYLYAQTRLPLYAQATSFPLVAAVVGPMFILPNVGLNEWGHAFWFVDELFSAPLHWGFVTLGWCGLFGAAGGVAAQIVSRMSNLADVIWNNAPKSILDPFPSQVNPNAKAGY
- a CDS encoding phosphoribosyltransferase, which produces MTVREQLAKAFSATESFKWDRDKGFKLASGEISPFYVDCRALMAYPEARRLVAQLAYEALTDIEFDCLGGLELGAIPIAVTISDFACAASRRRLWRTFVVRKQPKDHGLGKLIEGSIRPGDRALIVDDVLTSGGSLLKATGVAREAGLRVDHALVIVDRQEQGGRARVEREKVQLISLLTIQDLMSTVKKDEGQPA
- a CDS encoding Sensory box histidine kinase/response regulator — encoded protein: MKTPLRVLHLETDSHDTDHIEALLADGGLSCAVRRVETRRAFSAALNDGQVDLILAEFSMPEFGEGAAFEIAQQSAPDIPFIFVSAALTEAQCIEQMRRGATDCIHKEGLGRLVPSVRRVLHEQQAQIARRQAEEALFQNDMQLRQLQKLEAVGRLAGGLAHDFNNLLTVIMGHSQVLLSEMGPDHPLRGRVEEMQKAGDRARVLIRQLLAFSRKQPSGARVQSLNATLGNVETMLRRLIGADIELTLRLSVDDLRIKADPALVEQIVMNLVVNARDAMPTGGRLTIETASADLDHQPRYHVNPLPPGEYVRLSVSDTGYGMSSEVQEHMFKPFFTTKEEGKGTGLGLSTVFGIVTESDGGLDVISESGVGTRFDVYLPRVASEIEAPADGNVPLQSVEGHETILLVEDEEDVRILIRDELRKLGYRIVEARNGIEACLVATPHIAKLKLLLTDIVMPGMSGTELARHLRVIKPELKLLFISGYTDDVGIGAGDPTSAYLQKPFTPEALASSVRELLDVKSINRMRVSQQPTSIEQSRSVKRS